A segment of the Triticum urartu cultivar G1812 chromosome 1, Tu2.1, whole genome shotgun sequence genome:
CGGCTTCCTGCCGACCAGTTCCTGCTCGTCCGCCGCGCACTGCCCCTGCAGGCCCAGCGTCGTCGTCCCGTCGAAGGCCTGGACCGTCGTCACGCCGCCGCCGGTGACGCACGGCAGCTGGCAGGCCACGACGACGACCACGAGCAGCGCTACAACGGTGGTCATGGCGATGCCGGTTGCTGCTGCAGGGCGAGGCGCCATGGATGGATGGACGGATGAGCTGAAAGCTGGATGCAGAAGGAACTAGTAAGAGAGAAGAAGGTGCGCGGCTCAGTGAAGGGCTTGGA
Coding sequences within it:
- the LOC125537677 gene encoding protein RALF-like 22; translation: MAPRPAAATGIAMTTVVALLVVVVVACQLPCVTGGGVTTVQAFDGTTTLGLQGQCAADEQELVGRKPSARYISYAALRADAIPCDKRGQSYYTNCGSMQQANPYTRGCSAITRCARNMN